A single window of Gossypium arboreum isolate Shixiya-1 chromosome 13, ASM2569848v2, whole genome shotgun sequence DNA harbors:
- the LOC108464116 gene encoding GDP-L-galactose phosphorylase 2 has translation MMQLSIKRVPTVVSNYQKDEAEETARRSGGCGKNCLRNCCISGAKLPLYAFKKESEKDAFESDNKEPPVAFLDSLVLGEWEDRMQRGLFRYDVTACETKVIPGEYGFIAQLNEGRHLKKRPTEFRVDKVLQPFDGNKFNFTKVGQEEVLFQFEASEDGEVQFFPNAPIDVENHPSVVAINVSPIEYGHVLLIPRILECLPQRIDRESFLLALYMAAEAGNPYFRLGYNSLGAFATINHLHFQAYYLAVAFPIEKAPTKKITTLNDGVIISELLKYPVRGVVFEGGNTLQDLSDTVSDACICLQDNNIAYNVLISDCGKRIFLLPQCYAEKQALGEVSVELLDTQVNPAVWEISGHMVLKRRKDYDEASDENAWRLLAEVSLSDERFDEVNALIFEAIGGGKDATENVEEPDTKAQSIEKENGITETSHHAMVAGTQQCLVLH, from the exons ATGATGCAGCTCAGTATTAAGAGGGTTCCTACTGTTGTTTCGAATTATCAAAAGGATGAGGCGGAAGAGACTGCTCGCCGGAGCGGTGGTTGTGGGAAGAATTGCCTTAGAAACTGTTGCATTTCAG GAGCAAAGCTTCCTTTATATGCTTTCAAGAAGGAGAGTGAAAAAGATGCATTTGAAAGTGATAACAAAGAGCCTCCAGTTGCTTTTCTTGATTCTCTCGTTCTTGGGgag TGGGAGGATCGCATGCAAAGAGGGCTCTTTCGATATGATGTTACTGCCTGTGAAACCAAG GTGATTCCTGGTGAATATGGCTTTATTGCCCAGCTGAACGAGGGCCGCCACCTTAAGAAGAGGCCAACTGAGTTCCGTGTAGATAAGGTTCTCCAGCCCTTCGATGGGAACAAATTCAACTTTACCAAAGTCGGACAAGAAGAGGTGCTCTTCCAGTTTGAAGCAAGTGAAGATGGTGAAGTTCAGTTCTTCCCGAATGCTCCCATTGATGTTGAGAATCACCCAAGTGTTGTTGCCATAAAC GTTAGTCCTATTGAATACGGACATGTGCTGTTGATCCCTCGAATTCTTGAATGCTTGCCTCAGAGGATCGACCGTGAGAGCTTTTTGCTTGCGCTCTATATGGCAGCTGAAGCTGGGAATCCGTACTTTAGATTGGGTTACAACAGCTTGGGTGCATTTGCTACAATCAATCACCTGCACTTCCAG GCTTACTACTTGGCTGTGGCCTTTCCCATTGAGAAAGCTCCTACCAAGAAGATAACCACTCTGAATGATGGAGTCATCATCTCAGAGCTTTTAAAGTATCCGGTCAGAGGTGTTGTCTTTGAGGGTGGTAACACTCTTCAAGACTTGTCTGACACAGTGTCTGATGCGTGCATTTGCCTTCAAGATAACAACATAGCATACAATGTCCTCATCTCTGATTGTGGAAAGCGGATCTTCCTCCTCCCTCAG TGTTATGCTGAGAAACAAGCTCTTGGGGAAGTGAGCGTAGAGCTTTTGGACACCCAGGTGAACCCGGCTGTGTGGGAAATTAGTGGTCATATGGTGTTGAAGAGGAGGAAGGACTATGATGAGGCGTCCGACGAAAATGCTTGGAGGCTACTTGCAGAGGTATCTCTCTCTGACGAGAGGTTTGATGAAGTGAATGCACTTATCTTTGAAGCCATTGGCGGTGGCAAAGATGCAACTGAAAATGTTGAGGAGCCTGATACAAAAGCTCAATCTATTGAAAAAGAGAATGGCATCACCGAAACTTCCCACCATGCTATGGTGGCTGGGACACAACAGTGCCTTGTTCTGCA